A window from Carassius carassius chromosome 40, fCarCar2.1, whole genome shotgun sequence encodes these proteins:
- the timm23a gene encoding mitochondrial import inner membrane translocase subunit Tim23: MDNNTPASGGFKGGLGSLLGGGTPEYSNTELAGVPLTGMSPLSPYLNVDPRYLVQDNDEFILPTGANKTRGRFELAFFTIGGCCITGAAFGTLNGLRMGLTETRDMPWSKPRNVQILNMVTRQGASWANTLGSVALLYSVFGVAIEKARGAEDDLNTVAAGTLTGMLFKSTAGLKGAARGGLVGLAMSGLYALYSNWDHLKGRSPSHY, encoded by the exons ATGGATAATAACACACCGGCATCAGGAGGATTTAAAGGTGGGCTCGGGAGCCTTCTCGGTGGAGGAACCCCTGAGTATTCAAATACTGAGCTCGCAGGAGTCCCAT TGACTGGTATGAGTCCTCTCTCGCCTTACCTCAATGTTGACCCTCGTTACCTTGTGCAG gACAATGATGAGTTTATCTTGCCAACTGGGGCAAATAAAACCCGTGGTCGCTTTGAGCTGGCCTTCTTTACCATCGGGGGATGCTGTATAACAG GTGCTGCTTTTGGGACACTTAATGGTCTCCGTATGGGCCTGACAGAAACTAGAGACATGCCATGGTCAAAACCCAGAAATGTCCA AATTTTGAACATGGTCACACGACAAGGTGCATCATGGGCCAACACACTAGGATCTGTGG CTCTTTTGTATAGTGTTTTCGGTGTGGCCATTGAGAAGGCCAGGGGTGCAGAGGATGACCTGAACACAGTGGCAGCCGGAACATTAACAGGGATGCTTTTTAAATCCACGG CTGGACTCAAAGGAGCTGCCAGAGGAGGTCTCGTCGGTTTAGCCATGTCAGGCCTGTATGCTCTTTACAGCAACTGGGATCACCTGAAGGGGAGATCACCTTCACATTACTGA
- the zgc:112285 gene encoding chymotrypsin-like elastase family member 2A, protein MAVRSLFFPLLLMLLGLALDRASTHAFNPSRLQQHKVLHLDWPKDCGLAHFKPNTVERIVSGNEARPHSWPWQVSLQVRPRGSKHYVHVCGGTLIHKNWVLTAAHCFQKGKAEDASSWRIVLGKHQLKRAESAERIFPVKRIYRHEHFRYPAHSELDYDIALVKAATDIQTSNFIRYACLPRKQINLKPGQYCWVTGWGDTRGGKENVSLAEALNQARLPIIDYKTCRQKKFWGDRVRDSMICAGFRDTEGTPAACQGDSGGPLLCQEGRDRWEVHGIVSFGPIGCTVENKPSVFTRTAAYIPWIEATRIRDFFLH, encoded by the exons ATGGCAGTAAGAAGCCTATTTTTTCCACTGTTGCTAATGCTGCTGGGTCTGGCGCTGGACAGAGCCTCCACCCATGCATTCAACCCCAGTCGCCTTCAACAGCACAAAGTCCTCCACCTCG ACTGGCCGAAGGACTGTGGCCTGGCTCATTTCAAACCAAACACAGTGGAACGTATTGTGTCGGGCAACGAAGCGAGACCCCACTCCTGGCCTTGGCAAGTCTCACTGCAG GTTCGTCCTAGAGGCAGTAAACATTATGTTCATGTGTGTGGAGGGACTCTGATCCATAAGAACTGGGTTCTTACTGCTGCTCACTGCTTCCAGAA GGGAAAAGCAGAGGATGCTAGTAGCTGGCGTATCGTTTTGGGTAAGCATCAACTGAAAAGAGCTGAGTCCGCCGAGCGTATTTTTCCAGTGAAGAGGATCTACAGGCATGAGCACTTTCGTTATCCAGCCCACAGTGAGCTGGACTATGACATCGCATTGGTTAAAGCTGCCACGGACATCCAAACCAGTAACTTCATCCGCTATGCCTGCCTGCCGCGCAAGCAGATCAACCTTAAACCAGGGCAGTACTGTTGGGTGACTGGCTGGGGCGACACACGAG GTGGAAAAGAAAATGTGTCACTTGCTGAGGCTCTGAACCAAGCTCGGCTCCCAATCATTGACTATAAGACATGCCGGCAGAAGAAGTTCTGGGGTGACCGCGTGAGGGACTCCATGATTTGTGCTGGCTTCCGAGATACAGAGGGGACCCCAGCCGCATGCCAA GGTGACTCTGGTGGCCCTCTGCTGTGCCAGGAGGGGCGTGACCGCTGGGAGGTCCACGGCATCGTGAGCTTTGGTCCTATCGGATGCACAGTGGAGAACAAGCCCAGCGTCTTCACTCGCACAGCAGCCTACATCCCATGGATTGAGGCCACACGCATCAGGGACTTCTTCTTGCACTAA
- the LOC132122417 gene encoding uncharacterized protein LOC132122417 isoform X4, translating to MFGNRTKSLFTMEEGQRPASEIYLPSISLGSADGETVENHELPTISLSKSSTEMVSGPPQRTELAWYRQNLRKCVSSATCTQRPISLGGASSGVPVNICDHEQGSMCSGNSTHETVIWHGGAARSWSFMEDSPRRFPMHDPLLGQNQVHSGVKCVPHTPYTNRDLGMKGLMCREGCCSCCGPAENLKECSCCRVPCRMSSSGLSNNFTPQGANTEDHAQSNCESHHFTACHRSTCSGHMLNTACLRNTCSVVPCSGHLISRPPCAGSPCAGQRSLLHSGLLGFPPLVSSVSETRLDSRSTGQCCGSEFRGQNSSCLRLDRTGLTGFNKTVKDATTMTSDHELRDVGVQTLSDSLALPLSHVFPEISLRADPISDTLSEHMCHKTPVKEVEWDAEGMTWEVYGAAVDPEELGLAIQRHLELQIKETAAAAAAAAQTQDSTDNDSSLALQPRRRKKSEGIIKTLRSSACCSNPSTVGD from the exons ATGTTTGGTAATAGAACCAAAAG TTTATTCACTATGGAGGAAGGACAAAGACCTGCATCTGAGATCTACCTCCCAAGCATCAGTCTTGGATCTGCTGATGGTGAAACAGTGGAGAACCATGAGTTGCCAACCATTTCTTTATCCAAAAGCTCGACAGAAATGGTCAGTGGACCTCCTCAACGAACAGAGCTGGCATGGTACCGTCAGAACTTGCGTAAGTGCGTCAGCAGTGCAACATGTACTCAAAGGCCTATCAGTCTGGGTGGAGCATCGTCAGGAGTCCCTGTGAATATTTGTGACCATGAACAGGGGAGCATGTGCAGTGGCAACAGCACCCATGAGACTGTAATCTGGCATGGAGGAGCAGCAAGATCCTGGAGTTTCATGGAGGACTCGCCCAGAAGGTTTCCAATGCACGATCCTCTCTTGGGGCAAAATCAGGTCCATAGTGGTGTGAAGTGTGTGCCACACACACCTTACACAAATAGAGATTTAGGGATGAAGGGTCTGATGTGCAGGGAGGGATGTTGTTCATGTTGTGGCCCTGCAGAGAATCTGAAAGAGTGCAGCTGTTGCAGAGTTCCTTGTAGAATGAGTTCTTCGGGTCTGAGCAACAACTTCACACCACAGGGAGCGAATACAGAAGACCATGCTCAGAGCAACTGTGAAAGTCATCATTTCACTGCATGCCATAGATCTACCTGTTCTGGTCACATGCTGAACACTGCCTGTTTAAGAAATACTTGCAGTGTTGTTCCATGCTCTGGACATTTGATATCACGGCCACCTTGTGCAGGAAGCCCTTGTGCAGGACAAAGATCACTGCTGCATTCAGGCCTGCTCGGTTTCCCACCACTTGTGTCCTCAGTCAGTGAGACCAGACTTGACAGCCGCAGTACAGGCCAGTGCTGCGGATCTGAGTTTAGGGGGCAGAACTCTTCTTGCCTTCGACTAGACAGAACAGGCCTGACTGGTTTTAACAAGACAGTCAAAGATGCCACTACCATGACATCTGACCATGAGCTCAGAGATGTTGGTGTGCAAACCTTGTCTGATTCCCTTGCCTTGCCTCTTTCTCATGTATTTCCTGAAATTAGTTTAAGAGCGGATCCTATTTCAGACACACTTTCGGAGCACATGTGTCATAAGACCCCAGTGAAGGAGGTGGAATGGGATGCTGAGGGTATGACATGGGAGGTGTATGGTGCAGCTGTGGACCCTGAAGAGCTTGGCCTAGCAATTCAAAGGCATCTGGAACTTCAGATCAAAGAGACTGCAGCTGCGGCAGCTGCAGCTGCTCAGACGCAAGACTCCACGGACAATGACAGCAGCCTAGCATTGCAGCCCAGGCGACGGAAGAAGAGTGAAGGCATTATAAAAACACTGCGCAGTTCAGCATGTTGCTCTAACCCCAGTACTGTGGGAGACTAA
- the LOC132122417 gene encoding uncharacterized protein LOC132122417 isoform X3 — protein MFGNRTKSSLFTMEEGQRPASEIYLPSISLGSADGETVENHELPTISLSKSSTEMVSGPPQRTELAWYRQNLRKCVSSATCTQRPISLGGASSGVPVNICDHEQGSMCSGNSTHETVIWHGGAARSWSFMEDSPRRFPMHDPLLGQNQVHSGVKCVPHTPYTNRDLGMKGLMCREGCCSCCGPAENLKECSCCRVPCRMSSSGLSNNFTPQGANTEDHAQSNCESHHFTACHRSTCSGHMLNTACLRNTCSVVPCSGHLISRPPCAGSPCAGQRSLLHSGLLGFPPLVSSVSETRLDSRSTGQCCGSEFRGQNSSCLRLDRTGLTGFNKTVKDATTMTSDHELRDVGVQTLSDSLALPLSHVFPEISLRADPISDTLSEHMCHKTPVKEVEWDAEGMTWEVYGAAVDPEELGLAIQRHLELQIKETAAAAAAAAQTQDSTDNDSSLALQPRRRKKSEGIIKTLRSSACCSNPSTVGD, from the exons ATGTTTGGTAATAGAACCAAAAG TAGTTTATTCACTATGGAGGAAGGACAAAGACCTGCATCTGAGATCTACCTCCCAAGCATCAGTCTTGGATCTGCTGATGGTGAAACAGTGGAGAACCATGAGTTGCCAACCATTTCTTTATCCAAAAGCTCGACAGAAATGGTCAGTGGACCTCCTCAACGAACAGAGCTGGCATGGTACCGTCAGAACTTGCGTAAGTGCGTCAGCAGTGCAACATGTACTCAAAGGCCTATCAGTCTGGGTGGAGCATCGTCAGGAGTCCCTGTGAATATTTGTGACCATGAACAGGGGAGCATGTGCAGTGGCAACAGCACCCATGAGACTGTAATCTGGCATGGAGGAGCAGCAAGATCCTGGAGTTTCATGGAGGACTCGCCCAGAAGGTTTCCAATGCACGATCCTCTCTTGGGGCAAAATCAGGTCCATAGTGGTGTGAAGTGTGTGCCACACACACCTTACACAAATAGAGATTTAGGGATGAAGGGTCTGATGTGCAGGGAGGGATGTTGTTCATGTTGTGGCCCTGCAGAGAATCTGAAAGAGTGCAGCTGTTGCAGAGTTCCTTGTAGAATGAGTTCTTCGGGTCTGAGCAACAACTTCACACCACAGGGAGCGAATACAGAAGACCATGCTCAGAGCAACTGTGAAAGTCATCATTTCACTGCATGCCATAGATCTACCTGTTCTGGTCACATGCTGAACACTGCCTGTTTAAGAAATACTTGCAGTGTTGTTCCATGCTCTGGACATTTGATATCACGGCCACCTTGTGCAGGAAGCCCTTGTGCAGGACAAAGATCACTGCTGCATTCAGGCCTGCTCGGTTTCCCACCACTTGTGTCCTCAGTCAGTGAGACCAGACTTGACAGCCGCAGTACAGGCCAGTGCTGCGGATCTGAGTTTAGGGGGCAGAACTCTTCTTGCCTTCGACTAGACAGAACAGGCCTGACTGGTTTTAACAAGACAGTCAAAGATGCCACTACCATGACATCTGACCATGAGCTCAGAGATGTTGGTGTGCAAACCTTGTCTGATTCCCTTGCCTTGCCTCTTTCTCATGTATTTCCTGAAATTAGTTTAAGAGCGGATCCTATTTCAGACACACTTTCGGAGCACATGTGTCATAAGACCCCAGTGAAGGAGGTGGAATGGGATGCTGAGGGTATGACATGGGAGGTGTATGGTGCAGCTGTGGACCCTGAAGAGCTTGGCCTAGCAATTCAAAGGCATCTGGAACTTCAGATCAAAGAGACTGCAGCTGCGGCAGCTGCAGCTGCTCAGACGCAAGACTCCACGGACAATGACAGCAGCCTAGCATTGCAGCCCAGGCGACGGAAGAAGAGTGAAGGCATTATAAAAACACTGCGCAGTTCAGCATGTTGCTCTAACCCCAGTACTGTGGGAGACTAA
- the LOC132122417 gene encoding uncharacterized protein LOC132122417 isoform X1: protein MTTTDNPAIHLLCPVHLKRSERAGVEERKEVKEAGSVWAEGKETRGGSGSSLFTMEEGQRPASEIYLPSISLGSADGETVENHELPTISLSKSSTEMVSGPPQRTELAWYRQNLRKCVSSATCTQRPISLGGASSGVPVNICDHEQGSMCSGNSTHETVIWHGGAARSWSFMEDSPRRFPMHDPLLGQNQVHSGVKCVPHTPYTNRDLGMKGLMCREGCCSCCGPAENLKECSCCRVPCRMSSSGLSNNFTPQGANTEDHAQSNCESHHFTACHRSTCSGHMLNTACLRNTCSVVPCSGHLISRPPCAGSPCAGQRSLLHSGLLGFPPLVSSVSETRLDSRSTGQCCGSEFRGQNSSCLRLDRTGLTGFNKTVKDATTMTSDHELRDVGVQTLSDSLALPLSHVFPEISLRADPISDTLSEHMCHKTPVKEVEWDAEGMTWEVYGAAVDPEELGLAIQRHLELQIKETAAAAAAAAQTQDSTDNDSSLALQPRRRKKSEGIIKTLRSSACCSNPSTVGD, encoded by the exons ATGACAACGACTGATAATCCAGCAATACACCTACTCTGTCCTGTTCACTTAAAGCGGAGCGAGAGAGCAGGAGTGGAAGAGAGGAAAGAAGTGAAGGAGGCGGGATCCGTCTGGGCAGAGGGGAAGGAGACGAGAGGAGGAAGTGGGAG TAGTTTATTCACTATGGAGGAAGGACAAAGACCTGCATCTGAGATCTACCTCCCAAGCATCAGTCTTGGATCTGCTGATGGTGAAACAGTGGAGAACCATGAGTTGCCAACCATTTCTTTATCCAAAAGCTCGACAGAAATGGTCAGTGGACCTCCTCAACGAACAGAGCTGGCATGGTACCGTCAGAACTTGCGTAAGTGCGTCAGCAGTGCAACATGTACTCAAAGGCCTATCAGTCTGGGTGGAGCATCGTCAGGAGTCCCTGTGAATATTTGTGACCATGAACAGGGGAGCATGTGCAGTGGCAACAGCACCCATGAGACTGTAATCTGGCATGGAGGAGCAGCAAGATCCTGGAGTTTCATGGAGGACTCGCCCAGAAGGTTTCCAATGCACGATCCTCTCTTGGGGCAAAATCAGGTCCATAGTGGTGTGAAGTGTGTGCCACACACACCTTACACAAATAGAGATTTAGGGATGAAGGGTCTGATGTGCAGGGAGGGATGTTGTTCATGTTGTGGCCCTGCAGAGAATCTGAAAGAGTGCAGCTGTTGCAGAGTTCCTTGTAGAATGAGTTCTTCGGGTCTGAGCAACAACTTCACACCACAGGGAGCGAATACAGAAGACCATGCTCAGAGCAACTGTGAAAGTCATCATTTCACTGCATGCCATAGATCTACCTGTTCTGGTCACATGCTGAACACTGCCTGTTTAAGAAATACTTGCAGTGTTGTTCCATGCTCTGGACATTTGATATCACGGCCACCTTGTGCAGGAAGCCCTTGTGCAGGACAAAGATCACTGCTGCATTCAGGCCTGCTCGGTTTCCCACCACTTGTGTCCTCAGTCAGTGAGACCAGACTTGACAGCCGCAGTACAGGCCAGTGCTGCGGATCTGAGTTTAGGGGGCAGAACTCTTCTTGCCTTCGACTAGACAGAACAGGCCTGACTGGTTTTAACAAGACAGTCAAAGATGCCACTACCATGACATCTGACCATGAGCTCAGAGATGTTGGTGTGCAAACCTTGTCTGATTCCCTTGCCTTGCCTCTTTCTCATGTATTTCCTGAAATTAGTTTAAGAGCGGATCCTATTTCAGACACACTTTCGGAGCACATGTGTCATAAGACCCCAGTGAAGGAGGTGGAATGGGATGCTGAGGGTATGACATGGGAGGTGTATGGTGCAGCTGTGGACCCTGAAGAGCTTGGCCTAGCAATTCAAAGGCATCTGGAACTTCAGATCAAAGAGACTGCAGCTGCGGCAGCTGCAGCTGCTCAGACGCAAGACTCCACGGACAATGACAGCAGCCTAGCATTGCAGCCCAGGCGACGGAAGAAGAGTGAAGGCATTATAAAAACACTGCGCAGTTCAGCATGTTGCTCTAACCCCAGTACTGTGGGAGACTAA
- the LOC132122417 gene encoding uncharacterized protein LOC132122417 isoform X2: MTTTDNPAIHLLCPVHLKRSERAGVEERKEVKEAGSVWAEGKETRGGSGSLFTMEEGQRPASEIYLPSISLGSADGETVENHELPTISLSKSSTEMVSGPPQRTELAWYRQNLRKCVSSATCTQRPISLGGASSGVPVNICDHEQGSMCSGNSTHETVIWHGGAARSWSFMEDSPRRFPMHDPLLGQNQVHSGVKCVPHTPYTNRDLGMKGLMCREGCCSCCGPAENLKECSCCRVPCRMSSSGLSNNFTPQGANTEDHAQSNCESHHFTACHRSTCSGHMLNTACLRNTCSVVPCSGHLISRPPCAGSPCAGQRSLLHSGLLGFPPLVSSVSETRLDSRSTGQCCGSEFRGQNSSCLRLDRTGLTGFNKTVKDATTMTSDHELRDVGVQTLSDSLALPLSHVFPEISLRADPISDTLSEHMCHKTPVKEVEWDAEGMTWEVYGAAVDPEELGLAIQRHLELQIKETAAAAAAAAQTQDSTDNDSSLALQPRRRKKSEGIIKTLRSSACCSNPSTVGD, encoded by the exons ATGACAACGACTGATAATCCAGCAATACACCTACTCTGTCCTGTTCACTTAAAGCGGAGCGAGAGAGCAGGAGTGGAAGAGAGGAAAGAAGTGAAGGAGGCGGGATCCGTCTGGGCAGAGGGGAAGGAGACGAGAGGAGGAAGTGGGAG TTTATTCACTATGGAGGAAGGACAAAGACCTGCATCTGAGATCTACCTCCCAAGCATCAGTCTTGGATCTGCTGATGGTGAAACAGTGGAGAACCATGAGTTGCCAACCATTTCTTTATCCAAAAGCTCGACAGAAATGGTCAGTGGACCTCCTCAACGAACAGAGCTGGCATGGTACCGTCAGAACTTGCGTAAGTGCGTCAGCAGTGCAACATGTACTCAAAGGCCTATCAGTCTGGGTGGAGCATCGTCAGGAGTCCCTGTGAATATTTGTGACCATGAACAGGGGAGCATGTGCAGTGGCAACAGCACCCATGAGACTGTAATCTGGCATGGAGGAGCAGCAAGATCCTGGAGTTTCATGGAGGACTCGCCCAGAAGGTTTCCAATGCACGATCCTCTCTTGGGGCAAAATCAGGTCCATAGTGGTGTGAAGTGTGTGCCACACACACCTTACACAAATAGAGATTTAGGGATGAAGGGTCTGATGTGCAGGGAGGGATGTTGTTCATGTTGTGGCCCTGCAGAGAATCTGAAAGAGTGCAGCTGTTGCAGAGTTCCTTGTAGAATGAGTTCTTCGGGTCTGAGCAACAACTTCACACCACAGGGAGCGAATACAGAAGACCATGCTCAGAGCAACTGTGAAAGTCATCATTTCACTGCATGCCATAGATCTACCTGTTCTGGTCACATGCTGAACACTGCCTGTTTAAGAAATACTTGCAGTGTTGTTCCATGCTCTGGACATTTGATATCACGGCCACCTTGTGCAGGAAGCCCTTGTGCAGGACAAAGATCACTGCTGCATTCAGGCCTGCTCGGTTTCCCACCACTTGTGTCCTCAGTCAGTGAGACCAGACTTGACAGCCGCAGTACAGGCCAGTGCTGCGGATCTGAGTTTAGGGGGCAGAACTCTTCTTGCCTTCGACTAGACAGAACAGGCCTGACTGGTTTTAACAAGACAGTCAAAGATGCCACTACCATGACATCTGACCATGAGCTCAGAGATGTTGGTGTGCAAACCTTGTCTGATTCCCTTGCCTTGCCTCTTTCTCATGTATTTCCTGAAATTAGTTTAAGAGCGGATCCTATTTCAGACACACTTTCGGAGCACATGTGTCATAAGACCCCAGTGAAGGAGGTGGAATGGGATGCTGAGGGTATGACATGGGAGGTGTATGGTGCAGCTGTGGACCCTGAAGAGCTTGGCCTAGCAATTCAAAGGCATCTGGAACTTCAGATCAAAGAGACTGCAGCTGCGGCAGCTGCAGCTGCTCAGACGCAAGACTCCACGGACAATGACAGCAGCCTAGCATTGCAGCCCAGGCGACGGAAGAAGAGTGAAGGCATTATAAAAACACTGCGCAGTTCAGCATGTTGCTCTAACCCCAGTACTGTGGGAGACTAA